One genomic segment of Desulforamulus reducens MI-1 includes these proteins:
- a CDS encoding glycoside hydrolase family 13 protein, producing the protein MNVWIYHNSHEVYYRNPFGAVSCDERVILSLTIEIEEEAHSIFLRLWKHGREEEKIPMRLREGHGNKKTYQVEINVPSVQGLLWYYFIIGIKDKTYYYGNNYDQLGGIGEIYEHEPPSYQITVYKRNLVTPNWFKDAVMYQIFVDRFCNGYEAGQVLNPKEHCIIYPHWDATPQYGKCPETGKTVCYDFFGGNLLGVIKKLPYLKELGIRVIYFNPIFEAASNHKYDTGDYKKIDPMFGDHGVFQELCKKAQEMGISIILDGVFSHTGSNSRYFNRDGQYPSLGAYQSKDSPYYSWYRFTHFPNEYDCWWGIDTLPNVNELDPSYQEYIITGEDSVIKHWMRMGAKGWRLDVVDELPPEFIKKIRSVMKHLDPESILIGEVWEDATNKVSYGQMREYLLGEELDSVMNYPFRNIWLEYLLGKRDARSTHLRLMNLFENYPLHHFYSTMNLISSHDVSRALTVLSDAPPEDMLSREEQAKVQLSEIQLERGLARLKLLSLLQMTFPGVPCIYYGDEVGMHGYRDPLNRGTYPWGKENSDLLAWYKKLIALRNEYEVLRTGLWRPIYMQGQIYGYLRVIKQGKDVFNRPAKNHVALVLVNPGRESAVEVSIPLKNWCNGTMMDLLQVDKTYKIENGLLHVKLEPLQGTLLIDR; encoded by the coding sequence TTGAATGTTTGGATCTATCATAACTCACATGAAGTTTATTACCGCAACCCTTTCGGGGCTGTGTCATGCGATGAAAGGGTAATATTATCTTTAACAATAGAAATTGAAGAGGAAGCGCATAGCATATTTTTGCGTCTGTGGAAGCATGGACGTGAAGAGGAAAAAATACCAATGCGATTGCGGGAAGGACATGGAAATAAAAAGACTTATCAGGTTGAAATAAATGTTCCCTCTGTACAGGGATTACTATGGTATTATTTTATCATTGGTATAAAAGATAAGACTTATTACTATGGCAATAATTATGATCAACTGGGTGGCATAGGGGAAATCTATGAACACGAACCGCCATCCTACCAGATTACAGTCTATAAGAGGAACCTTGTAACTCCTAACTGGTTTAAGGATGCAGTGATGTACCAAATCTTTGTTGACCGATTTTGCAATGGTTATGAGGCGGGGCAAGTATTAAACCCGAAAGAGCATTGTATAATTTACCCCCATTGGGATGCAACACCTCAGTATGGGAAATGCCCTGAAACCGGAAAAACGGTTTGTTATGATTTTTTTGGTGGAAATCTACTGGGGGTTATAAAAAAACTACCTTACTTAAAAGAGCTGGGTATTCGAGTAATATATTTCAATCCCATCTTTGAGGCAGCCAGCAATCATAAATACGATACCGGAGACTACAAAAAGATTGATCCCATGTTTGGAGACCACGGGGTTTTTCAAGAGTTATGTAAGAAGGCACAGGAGATGGGTATTTCTATTATTCTGGATGGGGTTTTTAGTCATACCGGGAGCAATAGCCGCTACTTTAACAGGGATGGTCAATATCCATCCCTGGGAGCTTATCAATCCAAGGATTCACCCTATTACTCATGGTATAGATTTACACATTTTCCCAATGAATACGACTGCTGGTGGGGGATTGATACACTTCCCAATGTTAATGAACTGGACCCTTCTTATCAAGAGTATATCATTACCGGGGAAGATAGTGTTATTAAGCATTGGATGAGAATGGGGGCAAAGGGTTGGCGCTTGGATGTGGTAGATGAATTACCACCGGAATTTATAAAAAAGATTCGTTCAGTCATGAAACATCTGGACCCTGAATCAATTTTAATTGGTGAAGTGTGGGAAGATGCCACCAACAAGGTCAGTTACGGCCAGATGCGAGAATACCTCCTAGGAGAAGAATTGGATTCCGTGATGAACTATCCCTTCCGGAATATATGGCTAGAATATTTATTGGGGAAAAGAGATGCCCGTAGCACTCACCTACGGCTAATGAACTTATTCGAAAATTACCCATTACACCATTTCTATTCCACCATGAATTTAATTAGCAGCCATGATGTATCAAGGGCCTTAACCGTTCTCAGTGATGCACCGCCTGAAGATATGCTGTCTAGGGAAGAGCAGGCCAAGGTTCAATTAAGTGAAATCCAACTAGAACGGGGCCTTGCCCGCTTAAAGCTGCTTTCCTTGCTGCAAATGACCTTTCCCGGTGTTCCTTGTATCTACTATGGGGACGAAGTTGGGATGCATGGTTATAGAGATCCATTGAACAGAGGAACCTACCCCTGGGGCAAAGAAAACAGTGATTTATTGGCCTGGTACAAAAAGCTTATCGCATTAAGAAATGAATATGAGGTCCTGCGAACCGGGCTGTGGCGGCCGATTTACATGCAAGGTCAAATTTATGGTTATTTAAGGGTTATTAAACAGGGGAAGGATGTCTTTAACCGGCCAGCCAAAAATCATGTTGCTCTTGTTTTAGTGAACCCCGGCAGAGAAAGTGCAGTAGAGGTATCCATTCCTTTAAAAAACTGGTGCAATGGTACCATGATGGACCTATTGCAGGTTGATAAGACCTATAAAATTGAGAATGGTTTATTACATGTGAAACTGGAACCACTTCAGGGAACTTTATTAATAGACAGGTGA
- the malQ gene encoding 4-alpha-glucanotransferase, with protein sequence MHVTAKRASGILLHPTSLPSRYGIGDLGKEAYKFVDFLARSQQKLWQVLPLNPVGYGESPFQSYSAFAGNPLLISIDLLMENGLLTSQDVTEVPVFNQDQVEFQRVRDYKGSLLRKAFGNFKKRNQPNGYCKFLAEKDWLADYALFMALKEYFSHQPWNQWEKSIALREVKSMEFFRILLKEEIEYHYFLQYTFYSQWLSLKQYANSHGIGVIGDLPIFVSYDSSDAWANPHLFELDSLGKPAKVSGVPPDYFSATGQLWGNPHYRWSEMEKDDYQWWRDRIKNLLQIVDVIRIDHFRGFESYWEIPAGEKTAINGRWVKGPGEKFFAAIIKHLGKIPVIAEDLGIITPEVVELKERFNFPGMKILHFNLHCNEKEDFLPHHYEKNSVVYTGTHDNDTTLGWYKKLLPGDAEFIKEYLKLETPEEEDICWRLIEVAFKSKSNTAIIPLQDILCLDSGARMNYPGTVGGDNWAWRFRSHLLTSEIETRLRELTAASGRGAFA encoded by the coding sequence ATGCATGTGACAGCAAAAAGGGCCAGTGGAATACTCCTACACCCAACGTCTCTGCCGTCCAGGTATGGAATCGGTGATTTGGGAAAAGAGGCCTATAAATTTGTGGATTTTCTAGCCAGAAGCCAGCAGAAGCTCTGGCAGGTACTTCCCCTGAATCCGGTGGGTTACGGAGAGTCCCCCTTTCAGAGTTATTCTGCCTTTGCCGGCAATCCGCTGTTAATCAGCATAGACCTACTAATGGAAAATGGGTTATTAACCTCCCAGGATGTTACTGAAGTACCAGTTTTTAATCAGGATCAAGTGGAGTTTCAACGGGTGAGGGACTACAAGGGTTCTCTGCTCAGAAAGGCCTTTGGTAATTTTAAGAAAAGGAATCAGCCTAATGGTTACTGTAAATTTCTAGCTGAAAAAGATTGGCTGGCAGATTACGCTTTATTCATGGCCCTAAAGGAGTATTTTAGTCATCAGCCCTGGAATCAATGGGAAAAATCCATTGCCCTAAGGGAAGTCAAGTCCATGGAGTTTTTTAGGATACTATTGAAGGAAGAAATAGAATACCATTACTTCCTTCAATATACCTTTTACAGTCAGTGGCTAAGCCTAAAGCAATATGCCAATAGCCATGGTATAGGGGTCATTGGAGATTTACCCATCTTTGTTTCCTATGACAGCAGTGATGCTTGGGCCAATCCCCATTTATTTGAACTGGATAGCTTGGGCAAACCGGCTAAGGTGTCAGGCGTACCACCGGATTATTTTAGTGCCACAGGACAACTTTGGGGAAATCCCCATTACCGTTGGTCCGAAATGGAAAAGGATGATTACCAATGGTGGCGGGATAGAATTAAAAACTTGTTGCAAATAGTTGATGTGATTCGGATTGACCATTTTAGGGGATTTGAGTCCTATTGGGAAATCCCCGCAGGTGAAAAAACAGCCATTAATGGCAGATGGGTAAAGGGACCTGGCGAAAAATTTTTTGCTGCCATCATTAAACATCTGGGAAAAATCCCAGTTATCGCCGAGGATTTAGGGATTATCACACCCGAGGTGGTAGAACTTAAGGAGAGATTTAACTTTCCGGGTATGAAGATACTTCATTTTAATTTGCATTGCAACGAGAAGGAAGATTTTTTACCCCACCACTACGAGAAGAATTCGGTGGTGTACACAGGCACCCATGATAACGATACAACTCTGGGCTGGTACAAAAAGTTACTGCCGGGGGATGCTGAATTTATAAAGGAGTATTTAAAACTAGAGACTCCCGAAGAGGAAGATATTTGCTGGAGACTTATTGAGGTGGCCTTTAAGAGTAAATCCAATACAGCCATTATACCTCTGCAGGATATTCTGTGCCTGGACAGCGGTGCCAGAATGAACTATCCAGGCACCGTTGGTGGAGATAACTGGGCCTGGCGGTTCCGGTCCCATCTATTAACTTCGGAGATTGAGACAAGGCTTAGGGAGCTTACGGCAGCCAGTGGGAGAGGAGCCTTTGCTTGA
- the nadE gene encoding NAD(+) synthase, translated as MKLKIMIGQMEVIPGHPDQNTNTMLEMIGQAREARADMVVFPEMCIPGYLLGDTWEQQSFLRDCEEYGREIVAASQGLTVLFGNVGIDWDKKGDDGRVRKYNAFFVAQNGKLLGRENFPYSFRIKTLQPNYREFDDERHFYSLRKLAQEYGKSPEELLSPVYVNIGGQKLALGCLLCEDGWSEDFYVTKPVTALKEKGPIDLFINISSSPFTVGKNQKRNRIFSRQAQEAAVPLIYVNNVGIQNNGKTIYAFDGSSTVYAKNGEVINYCSEPFSQSAEIFELHLNSDGSPSTAGKLIDNQETISVYQALNYGVRQFLSSIGMKKVVIGISGGIDSAVSAALYADAIGPENLLLVNMPSKFNSQTTKNLARELAENLRCFYTVLPIQKSVDYTLKQIESTPIINAASGDRIQLKISSFMAENIQARDRSSRILAAVAAAFGGGFTCNANKAETTVGYSTLYGDQAGFLAAIADLWKYQVYDLARYLNQQVYHREVIPQGIIDIVPSAELSFDQAVDDGKGDPLVYPYHDYLFRAFVQWWDKATPEDILTWYGDGNLEEKLGCAPGLVKKIFPSAKEFISDLERWWKQFTGIGVAKRIQAPPILAVSRRAFGFDHREAQNGVYFTRKYKQLKEQLLS; from the coding sequence ATGAAATTAAAAATAATGATTGGACAAATGGAGGTTATCCCAGGCCACCCGGACCAGAATACAAATACCATGCTAGAAATGATTGGACAAGCCCGGGAAGCAAGGGCCGATATGGTGGTTTTTCCTGAGATGTGCATTCCCGGTTATTTGTTGGGGGATACCTGGGAACAACAGTCCTTTCTACGTGATTGCGAGGAGTACGGTCGAGAGATCGTAGCTGCTTCTCAGGGATTAACAGTACTCTTTGGTAATGTGGGTATTGACTGGGATAAAAAGGGTGACGATGGCAGGGTCCGTAAATATAATGCTTTCTTTGTGGCCCAGAATGGCAAACTGCTGGGCAGAGAAAACTTCCCCTACTCCTTTCGAATTAAAACCCTCCAGCCCAATTACAGAGAATTTGACGATGAACGTCATTTCTATAGTCTGCGTAAGTTAGCCCAGGAGTACGGCAAATCCCCCGAAGAATTGTTAAGCCCAGTTTACGTTAACATTGGCGGACAAAAACTAGCACTGGGTTGTCTCCTTTGCGAAGATGGTTGGAGCGAAGATTTCTACGTGACAAAACCAGTTACTGCCCTTAAGGAAAAGGGTCCCATCGACCTGTTTATAAATATCTCCAGTTCTCCCTTTACTGTGGGTAAAAATCAGAAGAGAAACAGGATTTTTTCCCGCCAAGCCCAGGAAGCAGCCGTTCCTTTAATTTATGTGAATAACGTCGGTATTCAGAACAATGGTAAAACCATCTATGCCTTTGACGGTTCCAGTACGGTTTATGCTAAAAACGGTGAAGTGATTAACTACTGCAGCGAACCCTTTAGCCAAAGTGCAGAAATTTTCGAGTTGCATCTAAACTCCGATGGTAGCCCTTCTACTGCCGGAAAGTTGATAGATAATCAGGAGACTATTTCTGTCTATCAAGCATTGAACTACGGCGTTCGCCAATTTCTTTCTTCCATCGGTATGAAAAAGGTGGTTATCGGTATCTCCGGCGGCATTGATTCGGCTGTATCCGCAGCACTCTATGCCGATGCCATCGGACCAGAAAACCTGCTATTGGTAAATATGCCCAGTAAATTTAACTCCCAGACCACTAAGAACCTGGCCCGGGAACTGGCTGAGAACTTGCGTTGCTTCTATACGGTACTTCCTATCCAGAAATCCGTAGACTATACCCTTAAGCAGATTGAAAGCACTCCGATCATAAACGCAGCCTCGGGGGATCGGATTCAGCTAAAAATCAGCTCCTTTATGGCAGAAAATATCCAGGCCCGAGACCGCTCATCCCGCATCTTAGCAGCTGTGGCCGCTGCCTTTGGTGGAGGCTTTACCTGCAATGCCAACAAAGCTGAAACCACTGTGGGGTATTCCACCCTTTATGGAGACCAAGCAGGTTTTTTGGCTGCCATAGCTGACCTGTGGAAATATCAGGTGTATGATCTTGCCCGTTACCTTAACCAACAAGTATACCATCGGGAGGTTATTCCTCAGGGCATCATTGACATTGTTCCCAGTGCTGAACTAAGCTTTGACCAGGCTGTAGATGATGGTAAGGGTGATCCCCTTGTCTATCCCTATCATGATTACTTGTTCCGGGCCTTTGTCCAATGGTGGGACAAAGCCACTCCCGAAGATATTCTTACCTGGTATGGTGATGGAAACTTAGAAGAAAAGCTGGGCTGTGCCCCCGGATTGGTCAAAAAAATATTTCCCTCAGCCAAGGAATTTATTTCTGACCTGGAACGCTGGTGGAAACAGTTTACCGGGATCGGTGTTGCCAAACGCATCCAGGCTCCTCCCATCCTGGCAGTAAGCCGCAGGGCCTTTGGTTTTGACCATCGCGAAGCCCAGAACGGTGTTTATTTTACCAGAAAATACAAACAGCTAAAGGAACAGCTGTTAAGCTAG
- a CDS encoding BglII/BstYI family type II restriction endonuclease, which yields MRIILQKNYYRSAHDFITPDVEAEINQLLLEPTIDLSSLSRSHYNQLLREMFKRNGWQNSPSLFHDPVNPLAKIELLKNNIGLEIGFRHVSLTGHNLLKFQLSPLHNSDKIDVGIFIVSTNNFQKQIRKTFCHNWTGAMSFEKTDRYLRNFKTAIQIPIYLIGIDAA from the coding sequence ATGAGAATAATATTACAAAAGAATTATTACCGGTCGGCCCATGATTTTATTACCCCTGATGTGGAGGCAGAGATTAATCAACTCTTGTTGGAACCAACCATAGATTTGTCCTCTTTATCTCGTTCTCACTATAACCAGTTGCTACGGGAAATGTTTAAACGTAATGGTTGGCAAAACAGTCCCTCTCTTTTTCATGACCCTGTGAATCCCTTAGCCAAAATTGAGCTCCTAAAAAATAATATTGGCCTTGAAATTGGTTTTCGTCATGTTTCACTAACCGGACACAACCTGTTAAAATTTCAGTTGTCCCCCCTGCATAATTCCGATAAAATTGATGTGGGCATATTTATTGTATCCACTAACAATTTCCAAAAACAAATCAGAAAAACCTTTTGTCATAACTGGACCGGAGCCATGAGTTTTGAAAAAACAGACCGGTATCTAAGAAATTTTAAAACAGCCATACAAATTCCCATTTATCTCATCGGAATTGATGCTGCCTAA
- a CDS encoding YhcN/YlaJ family sporulation lipoprotein, giving the protein MRRIFAFLLTALLILSLGCQTQASKKPEQQQSKQEKPVQIDRDFAQRLKRAALTVNGVESSTAVVIDKNISIGIKVSGFDRLRMESIKKEVHNKVTKLNGGYEVHVTSDKKLFKELQDVEKTITKENIHTTTDLQKKVEKINKDMKG; this is encoded by the coding sequence ATGAGAAGGATTTTTGCTTTTCTACTGACCGCACTGCTAATTTTGTCCCTGGGTTGCCAGACGCAGGCAAGTAAAAAGCCTGAACAACAGCAATCCAAGCAAGAGAAACCTGTACAGATAGACCGTGATTTTGCCCAAAGGCTGAAGAGAGCTGCCTTAACGGTAAATGGTGTAGAGTCTTCTACGGCGGTGGTCATTGATAAAAATATCTCCATCGGTATCAAGGTCAGTGGTTTTGATCGGTTAAGGATGGAGTCTATTAAGAAAGAAGTTCACAATAAGGTAACTAAATTAAATGGCGGATACGAGGTTCACGTAACTTCAGACAAAAAGTTGTTTAAAGAGTTACAAGATGTTGAAAAAACAATTACGAAAGAAAACATTCATACCACCACCGATTTGCAGAAAAAGGTTGAAAAGATTAACAAAGATATGAAGGGTTAA
- the spoVAE gene encoding stage V sporulation protein AE, protein MEGYIWAFIVGGLVCVIGQLLMDVGKLTPAHTMSLLVVTGAVLGGLGLYEPLIDFAGAGATVPITSFGNSLVHGAMAEAESTGLVGIITGIFEVTSAGISAAIIFGFIAALLVKPKG, encoded by the coding sequence ATGGAAGGATACATTTGGGCTTTTATTGTGGGGGGACTGGTTTGTGTTATAGGACAGTTATTAATGGATGTCGGTAAATTAACCCCTGCCCATACCATGAGTCTTCTGGTGGTCACAGGTGCAGTGCTTGGCGGCCTGGGCCTCTATGAACCATTAATTGACTTTGCTGGTGCCGGTGCTACAGTTCCCATTACCAGTTTTGGGAATTCCCTTGTACACGGTGCCATGGCGGAGGCTGAATCCACAGGCCTGGTTGGGATCATTACCGGCATATTTGAAGTAACCAGTGCAGGTATTTCTGCTGCTATTATCTTTGGCTTTATTGCTGCACTGTTGGTAAAGCCAAAAGGATAG